Proteins co-encoded in one Bacillus infantis NRRL B-14911 genomic window:
- a CDS encoding NCS2 family permease, producing the protein MSNFFQFTSRGTTYRQETVAGITTFLSMAYILIVNPIILSQSGMDKGAVFTATALSAIIGSLLIGLLANYPIGIAPSMGLNSFFTFSVCIGMGIPWQTALTGVFVSGLLFVILSLLKIREKIINVIPGDLKHAIAAGIGFFIAFIGLKNAGLIVGNEATFVSIGNLKSPAVLLAVFCFILTVILLVKGIKGAIFYGMVVSAAAGMIFGVIESPTQVVGPIPSLGPTFGEVFLHLDQVFTPEMLAVIFTFLFVAFFDTAGALIAIASQAGLMKNNEIPNAGRALLADSASTVVGSVLGTSTTASMIESSSGIAAGGRTGFTSVIISGCFAIALFFSPLLGVITAEVTSPALIIVGALMASEVRLIDWTRLEIAIPAFVTILMMPLTFSVATGIALGFILYPAAMLALKKGKEIHPIMYGLFVAFLAYFVYLA; encoded by the coding sequence ATGTCCAATTTCTTTCAATTCACTTCAAGAGGCACCACATATAGACAGGAGACGGTTGCCGGCATCACTACGTTCTTATCCATGGCTTATATCCTGATCGTCAATCCTATTATCCTGAGCCAATCCGGGATGGATAAAGGAGCTGTTTTCACAGCTACAGCTCTTTCTGCCATCATTGGTTCGCTTTTGATCGGCCTGCTTGCCAATTATCCTATCGGGATAGCGCCAAGCATGGGACTGAATTCGTTCTTTACTTTTTCTGTATGCATCGGGATGGGAATTCCTTGGCAGACAGCCTTGACCGGCGTATTTGTATCTGGTTTGCTGTTTGTTATCTTAAGTCTCTTGAAAATCCGCGAAAAAATCATTAATGTCATTCCAGGGGACCTGAAGCATGCCATTGCTGCGGGAATCGGCTTCTTCATCGCTTTTATCGGGCTGAAAAACGCCGGACTGATTGTGGGAAATGAAGCAACATTCGTATCGATCGGCAATCTGAAATCACCTGCTGTCCTTCTGGCAGTTTTCTGTTTCATCCTTACTGTTATCCTGCTTGTAAAGGGCATAAAAGGCGCAATCTTTTATGGAATGGTCGTTTCTGCTGCTGCGGGTATGATTTTTGGGGTGATTGAGTCCCCAACGCAAGTGGTTGGGCCTATCCCAAGCCTCGGACCGACCTTCGGGGAAGTGTTCTTGCATTTGGATCAGGTGTTTACGCCGGAAATGCTTGCCGTCATCTTCACATTCCTGTTCGTTGCTTTCTTTGATACCGCAGGAGCCCTGATTGCCATCGCAAGCCAGGCGGGACTGATGAAAAATAACGAAATCCCAAATGCCGGCCGGGCGCTTCTGGCTGATTCTGCTTCTACGGTTGTTGGTTCCGTCCTCGGAACTTCCACGACAGCATCCATGATTGAATCCAGCTCAGGTATTGCGGCAGGTGGCAGGACCGGATTCACTTCTGTCATCATTTCCGGGTGTTTTGCCATTGCTTTGTTCTTTTCGCCGCTGCTCGGTGTCATTACGGCTGAAGTAACCTCTCCGGCCCTTATCATTGTGGGGGCCCTTATGGCATCCGAAGTGCGGCTGATTGACTGGACCAGGCTTGAAATCGCCATACCTGCGTTTGTAACGATCCTTATGATGCCGCTCACCTTCAGTGTTGCAACAGGGATTGCATTAGGCTTCATATTATATCCGGCCGCCATGCTTGCCCTGAAAAAAGGAAAAGAAATCCACCCAATCATGTACGGGCTGTTCGTGGCCTTTCTGGCATATTTCGTCTATCTTGCCTGA
- a CDS encoding nitroreductase family protein has translation MAQQTADFFEIAAGRRSVKNYDPESKLTKGEVEELIELAAKAPSAWNLQHWKFLVFHGGEAQQRLLPIAYNQQQIVEASAVFAVLGDLEANKNAEPVFSQDVSDGLMTEEIKQILIKQVEGAYKDKSKARDAAFSNASLAAMQLMLAAKAKGLDTCPIGGFNVQAFIEEFSVSDRYVPIMLITVGKAAKPGRPTNRLAVEQISEWI, from the coding sequence ATGGCACAGCAGACAGCAGATTTTTTTGAAATAGCAGCCGGGCGCAGGTCCGTTAAAAATTATGACCCAGAAAGCAAGCTTACGAAGGGTGAAGTGGAAGAGCTTATTGAATTGGCTGCAAAAGCGCCGTCAGCATGGAATCTGCAGCATTGGAAATTCCTTGTTTTTCATGGTGGGGAGGCACAGCAGCGCCTGCTGCCGATCGCTTACAACCAGCAGCAAATCGTGGAGGCCTCAGCTGTTTTTGCCGTGCTGGGGGATTTGGAGGCCAATAAAAACGCTGAACCGGTCTTCAGCCAGGATGTTTCTGACGGCCTTATGACGGAAGAAATCAAGCAGATTCTCATCAAGCAGGTTGAGGGAGCTTATAAAGATAAAAGTAAAGCCAGAGATGCAGCATTCAGCAATGCTTCACTGGCGGCCATGCAGCTGATGCTGGCAGCAAAAGCAAAGGGCCTGGATACGTGCCCGATCGGCGGCTTTAATGTCCAGGCATTTATTGAGGAGTTCAGTGTGTCAGACCGTTATGTCCCGATCATGCTGATCACTGTCGGAAAAGCAGCAAAGCCGGGACGGCCAACCAACCGTCTTGCCGTAGAACAAATATCAGAGTGGATTTAA
- a CDS encoding helix-turn-helix domain-containing protein yields MKKQKSKARTWLTTLRKRKRMTQEEIASKSFIDRAYYAQIENGDRNPSEEIRQKIAGILDFHPSTFILADESPFRFAMEQAPMVIAHCDLDLRYTWLFNPHADFSSEESIGMRDDELADNSGTRALMQLKQKVIETGKSFREEITFPLSDGELTYVVFARPLLNGEGKIIGAATASTGISSTDADT; encoded by the coding sequence ATGAAAAAGCAGAAATCAAAGGCCCGGACATGGCTGACTACACTGAGAAAAAGAAAAAGAATGACACAGGAGGAGATTGCTTCTAAATCCTTCATTGACAGGGCGTACTATGCACAGATTGAGAATGGCGACAGAAATCCCAGTGAAGAAATCAGACAGAAAATAGCCGGCATCCTTGACTTTCACCCTTCCACTTTCATTCTTGCAGACGAGAGTCCCTTCCGTTTTGCTATGGAGCAGGCCCCCATGGTCATCGCCCACTGCGATCTTGATTTAAGATATACCTGGCTATTCAATCCTCATGCTGACTTTTCTTCAGAAGAGTCGATTGGGATGCGCGATGATGAGCTGGCCGACAACAGCGGGACCCGGGCGCTTATGCAGCTTAAGCAGAAAGTGATTGAGACCGGAAAGAGTTTTCGTGAGGAGATTACATTTCCCCTCTCAGATGGAGAATTGACCTATGTCGTTTTTGCCCGCCCTTTACTGAACGGTGAAGGCAAAATTATCGGTGCAGCCACCGCCTCCACAGGAATCTCCTCTACAGACGCCGATACATAA
- a CDS encoding STAS domain-containing protein, whose product MQDNKLLPLPYFKINEKLDILESSAETASLFLPAGNLLELIDDESAEKAKNVLLNKKKKRTELNMKTHSSPFALVTVHISWNGDTAHLLLIEEDDKINILAGQVEKHRQRLAETNLDLLESKESAERSYRKVLELSSPFIHISDELVLIPLFGELSEQLINQNKDRLLDMLHDSNVNRILIDFNGVGSISRDGLIFFQQLLSQFSLLGAESVLIGISPEQAKFIHNNFPGLEAKYINSLHKAIRKGL is encoded by the coding sequence ATGCAAGATAATAAGCTATTGCCCCTGCCCTATTTTAAAATAAATGAAAAACTTGATATACTCGAAAGCTCTGCTGAGACAGCCAGCTTGTTTCTGCCTGCCGGAAATCTGCTGGAGCTGATTGATGACGAAAGTGCAGAAAAAGCGAAGAATGTCCTCCTGAATAAAAAGAAGAAGCGGACAGAGCTGAATATGAAAACCCACTCTTCCCCTTTTGCTTTAGTTACAGTGCATATCAGCTGGAACGGGGATACTGCCCACCTTCTGCTGATTGAGGAAGATGATAAGATAAATATTCTTGCCGGCCAAGTGGAGAAGCACAGGCAGCGGCTTGCTGAAACTAACCTGGACCTGCTTGAGAGCAAGGAAAGCGCTGAAAGATCATACAGAAAGGTGCTTGAGCTTTCCAGCCCTTTCATCCATATATCAGACGAACTTGTGCTCATCCCGCTCTTTGGAGAGCTCTCGGAACAGCTGATCAACCAGAATAAAGATCGGCTGCTTGACATGCTGCATGATTCAAATGTGAATCGTATTTTAATTGACTTCAACGGTGTCGGCAGCATCTCGCGTGACGGACTGATTTTTTTCCAGCAGCTCCTTTCCCAATTCAGTCTGCTGGGTGCAGAATCCGTCCTGATAGGCATCAGCCCTGAGCAGGCAAAATTCATCCACAATAATTTCCCTGGGCTTGAAGCCAAATATATCAATAGTCTTCATAAAGCTATAAGAAAAGGATTATAA
- a CDS encoding cobalamin B12-binding domain-containing protein has translation MEQYAKQLTDALLSGDQDEAWEIIYGQHKHSANTLEIFEKLITKSMQRVGELWQNDEISVADEHLATTTCDFVLSRYRHQVSREVHPKIGRKAMFFCLENEQHFLGLKMAAIIFEEKGWETKLLGPNVPLEKGKESAEEWQPDVIGLSFTMINHAEKLSFYVKELESLTHSPAVFVGGRLLKYYDFTSHCSSKTTLLKELIDIEQWIPTLPFGEELNAR, from the coding sequence ATGGAACAATACGCAAAACAGCTTACTGATGCCCTGCTGTCAGGAGACCAGGATGAAGCATGGGAGATTATATATGGCCAGCACAAACATTCAGCCAATACACTTGAAATTTTTGAAAAGCTGATTACCAAATCCATGCAGCGTGTCGGCGAGCTTTGGCAGAATGACGAAATCTCCGTTGCCGATGAACATTTAGCCACCACAACTTGTGATTTTGTGCTTTCGCGGTACAGGCACCAGGTTTCCAGGGAAGTCCATCCGAAAATAGGAAGGAAAGCGATGTTTTTCTGCCTTGAAAATGAACAGCACTTTCTCGGCTTGAAGATGGCAGCCATCATCTTTGAGGAAAAAGGATGGGAAACAAAGCTGCTTGGCCCGAACGTTCCTTTAGAGAAAGGAAAAGAGTCGGCAGAAGAGTGGCAGCCTGATGTAATAGGACTGTCCTTCACCATGATCAATCATGCCGAGAAGCTTTCCTTTTATGTAAAAGAACTTGAAAGCCTTACGCACTCGCCTGCGGTATTTGTCGGGGGCCGGCTGCTCAAATATTACGATTTTACCAGCCATTGCTCCAGCAAAACAACGCTGTTGAAAGAGCTCATAGACATTGAGCAGTGGATTCCAACTTTACCTTTTGGAGAGGAATTGAATGCAAGATAA
- a CDS encoding response regulator transcription factor — protein sequence MKILVVEDNESVCSMLEMFFMKEGYTGRFVHSGQEGFDAFNKESWDLVIVDWMLPVMDGVTLCRKIRELSTVPIIMLTAKDSESDQVLGLEMGADDYVTKPFSPLALMARIKAVTRRYQADSSKQEEANYISSQFFKISKDTREVLYKGQPLNNLTPKEFDLLYYFVKNPRQVFSREQLLDRVWGYQFYGDERTVDVHIKRLRKKIGTTSQPFIHTVWGIGYKFDESEAAGEN from the coding sequence ATGAAAATATTGGTAGTTGAAGATAATGAAAGTGTCTGCTCGATGCTTGAAATGTTTTTTATGAAAGAAGGCTATACAGGCAGGTTTGTCCACAGCGGCCAGGAGGGCTTTGATGCATTCAATAAAGAATCATGGGATCTTGTCATCGTCGATTGGATGCTGCCTGTCATGGATGGTGTTACACTCTGCCGGAAAATCAGGGAATTGAGCACAGTCCCCATTATCATGCTGACAGCGAAAGACAGTGAATCAGACCAGGTGCTCGGCCTTGAGATGGGAGCGGATGACTATGTGACAAAGCCATTCAGTCCGCTTGCCCTTATGGCCAGGATCAAGGCTGTTACAAGAAGATATCAGGCTGATTCCTCCAAGCAGGAAGAAGCAAACTATATCTCAAGCCAGTTTTTCAAAATCAGCAAGGATACGAGAGAAGTGCTCTACAAAGGCCAGCCTTTGAATAATCTTACGCCAAAGGAATTTGACCTGCTTTATTATTTTGTCAAAAACCCGCGGCAGGTTTTTTCCAGGGAGCAGCTCCTCGACCGGGTATGGGGATATCAATTTTATGGGGATGAAAGGACAGTCGATGTGCATATCAAGCGCCTGCGCAAAAAAATCGGCACCACATCCCAGCCGTTCATCCATACGGTATGGGGAATAGGCTATAAATTTGATGAATCGGAGGCCGCAGGTGAAAATTAA
- a CDS encoding sensor histidine kinase: MKIKYFYQLLISHISILIMAFLLLSLLFTQFVQNYVFQNKTEELNAYGEQVLKELSVRPVGNERFLEEYSQLLRARNINYYLFDANYGVIYPQTRGLSLLFTEEERQRLAGGHSISIKHDIKRFEQEVTLVAIPYMHDGRMTGGILLMSPISGALQMASQLNKFLLYTIVISLTATILLSWVLSKNLLKRIKELRNATSMISKGDYNVNIKNTQFDEIGELAEDFNHMAAKLRSSNEEIERLENRRRTFIADVSHEMRTPLTTISGMAEGLKNNLIPEQEKQKGMDLIDREARRLIRLVNENLDYEKIRSNQIKLDIGNIQVLDLFEVVKEQLDIQAEEKGIEIVLDADEELYVKADYDRIIQIIINIVKNSIQFTDGGTVWLRGRKGNEETVIEIEDTGIGIDPGEIESIWHRFYKADLSRTSSTFGEFGIGLSIVKQLVQLHNGEIEVESERNQGTLFRISFPK; this comes from the coding sequence GTGAAAATTAAATATTTCTATCAGCTTCTGATCAGCCATATCAGCATCCTGATCATGGCTTTCCTGTTATTGAGCCTGCTTTTTACCCAGTTCGTCCAAAATTATGTTTTTCAAAACAAGACGGAGGAGCTGAATGCATATGGCGAACAGGTGCTGAAGGAGCTTTCTGTCAGGCCGGTGGGCAATGAGCGGTTTCTGGAAGAGTACAGTCAGCTGCTGAGGGCGCGCAATATCAATTATTATCTATTTGATGCAAATTACGGTGTCATCTATCCCCAGACGAGGGGGCTCAGTTTATTATTCACAGAAGAGGAGCGGCAAAGGCTTGCCGGCGGTCATTCAATCTCAATCAAGCATGACATCAAACGCTTTGAGCAGGAAGTGACCCTTGTAGCTATACCATATATGCATGACGGCAGAATGACAGGGGGGATTCTCCTCATGTCGCCGATTAGCGGTGCACTCCAGATGGCCAGCCAGCTGAATAAATTCCTGCTGTATACCATTGTCATCAGTCTGACCGCGACAATCCTCCTCAGCTGGGTGCTGTCCAAAAATCTCCTCAAACGCATTAAAGAATTGAGGAACGCGACCTCGATGATTTCCAAGGGGGACTATAATGTTAATATCAAAAACACCCAGTTTGATGAAATAGGGGAGCTTGCAGAAGATTTCAACCATATGGCCGCAAAGCTCAGATCATCCAATGAAGAAATCGAACGGCTTGAAAACAGGCGGAGAACGTTCATTGCAGATGTATCACATGAAATGCGGACGCCTCTCACGACCATCAGCGGCATGGCAGAAGGCCTGAAGAACAATCTCATACCTGAGCAGGAAAAGCAAAAGGGCATGGATTTGATTGACCGTGAAGCGAGAAGGCTGATCAGGCTTGTGAATGAGAATCTTGATTATGAGAAGATCCGCTCCAACCAGATCAAGCTGGACATCGGCAATATCCAGGTACTGGATCTGTTTGAAGTAGTCAAGGAGCAGCTTGATATCCAGGCTGAAGAAAAAGGGATTGAAATCGTGCTTGATGCAGATGAGGAGCTATATGTAAAAGCAGATTATGATCGCATCATCCAAATCATCATCAACATTGTCAAGAACAGCATCCAATTCACCGATGGGGGAACTGTATGGCTGAGAGGGCGGAAAGGGAATGAAGAAACTGTCATTGAGATAGAAGACACTGGGATCGGCATCGATCCAGGGGAAATTGAATCGATCTGGCACCGCTTCTATAAAGCCGATCTGTCAAGGACAAGCAGCACCTTCGGAGAATTCGGGATCGGCCTTTCCATCGTCAAACAGCTCGTCCAGCTTCATAATGGGGAGATTGAGGTAGAAAGCGAAAGAAATCAAGGGACACTCTTTAGGATCAGTTTTCCGAAATGA
- a CDS encoding hemolysin family protein — translation MDILNLVIIAILIAFTAFFVASEFAIIRVRSSRIDQLIEEGSSSALAAKKVITNLDGYLSACQLGITVTALGIGWLGEPTVEHILRPVLTNLSIPESVSHILSFSIAFGFITFLHVVIGELAPKTLAIQKAEWITLAFSRPLIGFYRIMYPFIWALNGSARLITGFFGLKPASEHDLAHSEEELRIILSESYKSGEINQSEFKYVNKIFEFDNRIAKEIMVPRTEIVSLAKDDTLETFLQLVHDEKFTRYPIIDGDKDHIIGMVNIKEIITDFIKDREITSKTLEAYTRPIIRVIDTIPIHDLLVKMQKDRIHMAILMDEYGGTSGLVTVEDIIEEIVGDIRDEFDNDEVPMVRKMDEGHFIFDSKVLVSEVNDLLGLEINDEDVDTMGGWILTENYEAKQGDTIHFDSYDFTILEMEEHHIKYIEVKKLQEQAEPVEQQTEQIMLAKSEVLS, via the coding sequence TTGGACATATTAAACTTGGTTATTATAGCCATTTTAATTGCTTTTACGGCATTTTTTGTCGCTTCGGAATTTGCGATCATCAGGGTGAGAAGCTCAAGGATTGACCAGCTTATAGAAGAAGGCAGCAGTTCTGCACTTGCTGCAAAGAAAGTGATTACAAACCTGGATGGCTATCTGTCCGCCTGCCAGCTTGGCATTACCGTGACCGCGCTGGGAATTGGGTGGCTCGGGGAACCAACAGTCGAGCATATTTTAAGGCCGGTGCTGACGAACCTCAGCATCCCGGAATCTGTATCACATATACTTTCTTTTTCTATTGCTTTTGGCTTCATCACGTTCCTCCACGTTGTGATCGGGGAACTTGCGCCAAAGACTCTCGCTATTCAAAAAGCTGAATGGATTACGCTTGCATTTTCCCGTCCGCTGATCGGTTTCTACAGAATCATGTACCCTTTCATCTGGGCGCTGAATGGCTCTGCACGCTTAATCACTGGCTTCTTTGGATTAAAGCCGGCTTCCGAGCATGACCTGGCACATTCTGAAGAGGAGCTGCGCATCATTTTATCCGAAAGCTATAAAAGTGGTGAAATCAACCAGTCTGAGTTTAAGTATGTAAACAAGATATTCGAGTTTGATAACAGGATTGCCAAGGAAATCATGGTCCCGCGGACGGAAATCGTTTCGCTTGCCAAGGATGATACGCTCGAAACCTTCCTGCAGCTCGTCCATGACGAAAAGTTCACAAGGTATCCGATTATCGATGGAGATAAAGACCATATTATCGGGATGGTCAACATAAAGGAAATCATCACTGACTTCATCAAAGACCGGGAAATAACCTCCAAGACGCTTGAAGCATATACACGGCCGATTATCCGGGTCATCGATACGATTCCGATTCATGACCTTCTGGTGAAAATGCAGAAAGACCGGATCCATATGGCCATACTGATGGATGAATACGGCGGGACTTCAGGCCTCGTGACCGTCGAAGATATAATAGAAGAAATCGTCGGCGACATCCGCGATGAATTTGACAATGATGAGGTCCCCATGGTCCGGAAAATGGATGAAGGGCATTTCATCTTTGATTCCAAAGTTCTTGTGAGTGAAGTGAACGATCTCCTTGGACTAGAAATTAATGATGAAGATGTGGACACAATGGGCGGATGGATCCTGACAGAGAACTATGAAGCGAAGCAGGGCGATACGATCCATTTTGACTCCTATGACTTCACCATCCTTGAAATGGAAGAACATCATATCAAGTATATCGAAGTAAAGAAACTCCAGGAACAGGCTGAGCCGGTCGAACAGCAGACTGAGCAGATTATGCTAGCTAAGTCGGAGGTCCTTTCCTAG
- a CDS encoding MerR family transcriptional regulator has product MGELAAIANVSKRTIDYYTALGLIKAERSKSNYRLYSEDVLLDLTFIEECKKLHIPLEEIKRKLELKKDGKAASGTVEKQILDVTQQIRHLHTEISSLLPLIQKLDGEEKNNISKKLSTEGLALIQSLKTLTS; this is encoded by the coding sequence ATTGGTGAACTAGCAGCGATTGCAAATGTATCAAAAAGAACGATTGACTATTATACTGCATTGGGCCTGATAAAGGCTGAAAGATCGAAATCGAATTACAGGCTTTATTCTGAAGATGTGCTCCTTGACCTTACATTCATTGAAGAATGCAAAAAACTGCACATCCCGCTTGAAGAGATTAAGAGAAAGCTGGAATTGAAGAAAGATGGGAAAGCGGCATCAGGGACCGTCGAGAAGCAGATTCTTGATGTTACACAGCAGATAAGGCACCTTCATACAGAGATTTCCTCCCTCCTTCCGCTCATTCAAAAGCTGGACGGGGAAGAAAAAAACAACATCTCCAAAAAGCTGAGTACGGAAGGGTTGGCTTTGATCCAGTCTCTTAAAACCTTAACAAGCTAA
- a CDS encoding STAS domain-containing protein, with protein MKLNELPDSKPSINVHGLDFQWDFNNGQFIFEGEDAVLFWINSAMKTFFDTIEEISGEEAASVVLETTGYRMGQVVGEYFEKLKTVSVEDATKLIPNTYASAGWGKTVVTELDEEAKTVTVQLQDTWEHKINLAQNKKTGGTFLPAHYAGIFTGLFGENIWYEVAASQIEGHDYTEVKYFPSDVTVSHNIHELSRRKESEQIRSLEELVAEQTMELHDLVRQLSSPIIPVLEGIVVVPLIGKYDESRSEDLLTKTLNNLPKYQAKYLVLDLTGLDNDISNFTGDFIHKLGSAASLIGIDTILVGISAELGVAITQSGIKLSKYDCFQTLQHGIYFALSQIGRRII; from the coding sequence ATGAAGTTAAATGAACTGCCGGACAGCAAACCTTCTATTAATGTACATGGCCTCGATTTCCAGTGGGATTTCAATAATGGCCAGTTCATCTTTGAAGGGGAAGACGCCGTATTATTTTGGATCAATTCAGCGATGAAGACTTTCTTTGACACCATTGAGGAAATTTCCGGTGAAGAAGCAGCCAGCGTGGTGCTGGAGACAACAGGCTACCGGATGGGACAGGTGGTCGGAGAGTATTTCGAAAAACTTAAAACTGTATCTGTTGAAGATGCAACAAAGCTGATTCCCAACACCTACGCGTCTGCTGGCTGGGGAAAAACCGTTGTAACAGAGCTTGATGAAGAGGCAAAAACAGTTACGGTGCAATTGCAGGATACGTGGGAACATAAAATCAATCTTGCCCAAAATAAAAAAACGGGCGGAACCTTCCTGCCTGCCCATTATGCCGGGATTTTTACCGGGCTGTTTGGGGAGAATATCTGGTATGAAGTAGCAGCCAGCCAGATAGAAGGCCATGACTATACCGAAGTCAAGTATTTTCCTTCTGATGTAACGGTGTCCCACAACATCCATGAGCTTTCCAGAAGGAAAGAGTCCGAGCAAATACGGAGTCTTGAGGAACTTGTCGCAGAACAGACTATGGAGCTGCATGACCTGGTCAGGCAGCTGTCTTCCCCAATCATTCCGGTTTTGGAAGGCATTGTGGTTGTACCGCTGATCGGAAAATATGATGAGAGCCGTTCAGAAGATCTGCTGACAAAGACCTTGAACAATTTGCCTAAATATCAGGCTAAATATCTTGTCCTCGATCTGACCGGACTTGATAATGATATCAGCAATTTTACAGGTGATTTCATTCATAAGCTTGGATCTGCCGCATCACTCATCGGCATAGATACCATCCTTGTCGGCATATCAGCTGAACTGGGAGTGGCCATCACTCAGTCCGGCATCAAGCTTTCGAAATATGATTGCTTCCAGACCCTTCAGCACGGCATCTATTTTGCGCTGTCCCAGATAGGCCGGAGGATTATTTGA
- a CDS encoding GNAT family N-acetyltransferase has product MFTLEVDNEIRLQLFQLHHADELYSLVDGSRNHLREWLPWVDSMTSPMQYHSIIPLWLKQFAENNGFNTGIRYKGILAGAAGIHQIDWASRQMSIGYYLAEGFQGKGIMTRTVQAMINYAFNDLRLNRIEIRCGIRNHKSRAVPERLGFTQEGIIRQGEFLNGHYHDLVVYGLLAEEWKY; this is encoded by the coding sequence TTGTTTACACTAGAAGTTGATAATGAAATCCGGCTTCAGCTGTTTCAGCTGCATCATGCCGACGAGCTTTATAGTTTGGTGGACGGCAGCAGGAACCATCTAAGGGAATGGCTTCCCTGGGTAGACAGCATGACCTCCCCCATGCAATATCACAGCATCATCCCTTTGTGGCTGAAGCAATTTGCCGAAAACAATGGCTTCAACACTGGTATAAGGTATAAGGGGATACTGGCAGGAGCCGCCGGCATCCACCAAATTGACTGGGCAAGCAGGCAAATGAGCATAGGCTATTATCTGGCCGAAGGATTTCAGGGAAAAGGAATCATGACAAGGACAGTCCAGGCAATGATCAATTATGCTTTTAATGACCTGCGTTTGAACCGGATTGAGATCAGATGCGGGATCAGGAACCATAAGAGCAGGGCTGTCCCTGAGCGGCTGGGGTTCACACAGGAGGGAATCATCAGGCAGGGAGAGTTCCTTAATGGGCATTACCACGATCTGGTGGTTTACGGGCTTCTAGCGGAAGAATGGAAATATTAA
- a CDS encoding histidine kinase N-terminal domain-containing protein has protein sequence MLSLSNQKLLDFLEREKHILLEQWNKEIVLTETDPFKDYIRENGEAMFSLILTSLSKSEQDLDVYLQQLAIKIASQRVKANINIGEFVYNVNMGRSIIYKNLNRVDVHWDDLQKWIDRINVCFDKFLYYAVSHYTDAKNKIIDEKTEFINSTHKDRLTLLGQMTSSFIHEFRNPLTSIQGFVQLLKAENPPMNYLDIISNELEQLNFRISQFLLLSKKELIGKEKTTFNLNSLVEEVLIFLYPSILDAKVRIIKEVDESTHLCGYEDEIRQVLINIIFNAIDVLNPYREDPLIEIISFMTSDSYVRLEIRNNGPQIPEHLLSSIFEPFVTTKKLGTGLGLFVCREIIEKHKGFLSCESDYDKTIFSMTLPLHTGERAADSGCE, from the coding sequence ATGTTATCACTATCAAATCAAAAGCTGCTTGACTTTCTTGAAAGAGAGAAGCATATTCTTCTGGAGCAATGGAATAAAGAGATTGTCTTAACAGAGACAGATCCTTTCAAAGATTATATAAGAGAAAACGGTGAAGCCATGTTCAGCCTGATCTTGACCAGTTTGTCCAAGTCAGAACAGGATCTGGATGTCTATCTTCAGCAGCTCGCCATCAAAATTGCCTCTCAGCGTGTAAAGGCCAATATCAACATCGGCGAATTTGTCTACAATGTAAATATGGGCCGTTCCATCATCTATAAAAATCTCAACCGGGTTGACGTCCACTGGGATGATCTGCAGAAATGGATTGACAGGATCAATGTATGTTTTGACAAATTTCTTTATTATGCTGTCAGCCATTATACAGATGCCAAGAATAAGATCATTGATGAAAAAACGGAATTCATCAATTCAACCCATAAAGACCGCCTTACTCTTCTGGGACAAATGACATCCAGCTTTATACATGAATTCAGGAATCCGCTGACTTCCATCCAGGGTTTTGTTCAATTGCTTAAAGCTGAAAACCCTCCCATGAATTATTTAGATATCATTTCAAATGAGCTTGAACAGCTCAATTTCCGTATCTCGCAATTCCTGCTATTATCCAAGAAGGAGCTTATCGGAAAGGAAAAAACTACCTTCAACCTGAACAGTTTGGTTGAAGAGGTACTGATTTTCCTGTATCCAAGCATATTGGATGCCAAAGTCCGTATTATAAAGGAAGTCGATGAGAGCACCCATCTTTGCGGCTATGAAGATGAAATCCGCCAGGTGCTTATCAATATCATCTTTAATGCCATCGATGTCTTGAACCCCTATAGGGAAGATCCGCTCATTGAAATTATCTCATTCATGACATCAGACTCTTATGTACGGCTCGAAATCAGAAATAATGGCCCGCAAATACCTGAGCATCTGCTAAGCTCCATTTTTGAACCTTTTGTTACGACCAAAAAACTGGGAACCGGGCTGGGACTTTTTGTCTGCCGGGAAATCATTGAAAAGCATAAAGGCTTCCTTTCCTGTGAATCAGACTATGATAAAACCATTTTCAGCATGACTCTGCCTCTGCATACCGGCGAAAGAGCAGCAGATTCCGGCTGCGAATAA